In a single window of the Candidatus Dormiibacterota bacterium genome:
- a CDS encoding ABC transporter ATP-binding protein — MSSEPLLALEGVAKRFGGLTVLHDVHFKVEAGEILGLVGPNGSGKTTTINVISGIHQADAGTMLFEGRSIERVPTFRLAHLGINRTFQVPKPFPEMTARENIEVAAYFGAGSRSSAEVDGVLAEIELADEAETLARELTVNQQKRLDLGRALAVRPKLLLVDEIGAGLNPSELTVMGELLLSLAKRGVALIVVEHLLDFLNRITNRVIVLDAGKMLFEGTLQDASHNPDVVAAFIGG; from the coding sequence GTGTCCTCTGAACCGCTGCTCGCACTCGAAGGCGTCGCCAAACGCTTCGGCGGACTCACCGTGCTGCACGACGTCCATTTCAAGGTCGAAGCGGGCGAGATTCTGGGCTTGGTGGGGCCGAACGGCTCCGGCAAGACCACGACGATCAACGTCATCTCCGGCATCCATCAGGCCGATGCGGGGACGATGCTGTTCGAAGGGCGTTCGATCGAACGCGTCCCCACCTTCCGTCTCGCGCACCTCGGGATCAATCGCACGTTTCAGGTCCCCAAGCCTTTCCCGGAAATGACAGCCCGCGAAAACATCGAGGTTGCCGCGTACTTCGGCGCGGGGTCGCGCAGTTCGGCCGAAGTCGATGGCGTGCTTGCCGAAATCGAGCTTGCGGACGAGGCAGAGACGCTCGCTCGCGAACTCACCGTCAATCAGCAGAAGCGACTCGATCTCGGACGCGCGCTCGCGGTGCGGCCCAAGCTGCTGCTCGTCGACGAGATCGGCGCCGGCCTCAACCCGAGCGAACTCACCGTCATGGGCGAACTCTTGCTTTCGCTGGCTAAGCGCGGCGTCGCGCTCATCGTCGTCGAGCATCTGCTCGACTTCCTGAACCGCATCACCAACCGCGTGATCGTCCTCGATGCCGGAAAGATGCTCTTCGAGGGAACGCTCCAGGACGCGTCGCACAATCCCGACGTCGTCGCAGCGTTCATCGGAGGATAG
- a CDS encoding ABC transporter ATP-binding protein, with translation MALLEVQGVESGYDAMKILWGIDLAVERGETVLLLGANSAGKTTLLRTIIGLLRCWNGAIHFDGQAIDHLPPDQRIRRGIAFMSEMGVFPSLTIEENLRLGGYFISGAEVRRRSVQLMELFPDLAKKRHGLAASLSGGQRKMLGIAKALISQPKLLLMDEPSSGLAPVFVKQVVEALRVAIGGGTALLLAEQNVAFIKLADRGYLIDGGRVRVSGTREELETSDAVRAAYFGL, from the coding sequence ATGGCACTGCTTGAAGTCCAAGGCGTCGAATCCGGCTATGACGCGATGAAGATTCTCTGGGGCATCGATCTCGCGGTCGAACGCGGCGAGACCGTGCTGTTGCTGGGCGCCAATAGTGCCGGTAAAACGACGCTGCTCCGCACGATCATCGGGCTGCTGCGCTGCTGGAACGGTGCGATCCACTTTGACGGCCAGGCGATCGACCATTTGCCGCCCGACCAGCGGATCCGGCGCGGCATCGCGTTCATGTCCGAGATGGGCGTCTTCCCCAGCCTCACGATCGAAGAGAACTTGCGGCTGGGCGGTTATTTCATTAGCGGGGCCGAGGTGCGGCGGCGTAGCGTCCAACTCATGGAACTCTTTCCCGATCTCGCCAAGAAACGGCACGGCCTCGCGGCCTCGCTCTCGGGCGGCCAACGCAAGATGCTCGGGATCGCGAAAGCCCTCATCTCCCAACCCAAACTCTTGCTGATGGACGAGCCGTCGTCCGGGCTCGCGCCGGTCTTCGTTAAGCAAGTTGTGGAAGCGCTGCGCGTTGCAATCGGCGGCGGCACGGCGCTGCTTCTGGCGGAGCAAAACGTCGCCTTTATCAAACTCGCCGACCGCGGCTATCTGATCGACGGCGGCCGCGTTCGCGTCTCGGGCACGCGCGAAGAGCTCGAAACGAGCGACGCGGTGCGCGCCGCATACTTCGGCCTCTGA
- a CDS encoding VOC family protein, with translation MGKHIHLGTVGHFGLAVHDPKKSAAWWRKLFDLKTIFEGDGYVGLSNENVTMVLSAGTPRPETIGHMSFHLPDMPALRHALDWLKEHDVAVEDPGDEIGAEAEGSPNMGLWFRDPDGYRWELSVLAHR, from the coding sequence ATGGGCAAGCACATTCATCTCGGCACCGTAGGGCATTTCGGCCTGGCCGTGCACGATCCCAAAAAAAGCGCCGCCTGGTGGCGCAAGCTGTTCGATCTGAAGACGATTTTCGAAGGTGACGGCTATGTCGGCCTATCGAACGAGAACGTGACGATGGTGCTATCCGCCGGCACGCCGCGGCCGGAGACGATCGGCCACATGTCGTTCCATCTGCCGGATATGCCCGCGCTCCGGCACGCGCTCGATTGGCTCAAGGAACACGACGTCGCCGTGGAAGATCCAGGCGACGAAATCGGAGCCGAAGCCGAGGGTTCGCCGAATATGGGCTTGTGGTTTCGCGACCCCGACGGCTATCGTTGGGAGCTTTCAGTGCTCGCCCACCGCTGA
- a CDS encoding CHAD domain-containing protein, protein MERPSEEPVPMDLDATALWARETIARYTDVARRAVSAYYRKPRSAKRLHRARRDLARLNTALDDLGVLANPSAGFAEQIHALHRRAGRVRDGDVLLRRIKTYREVARGAECEQLASVRRELRARRKKARRKLRRLIRASASILKAAPAPSAAPRATPMEAVRTAVRRHLADCIERQAAFESDDDDALHAFRLSCKRLHYVIERSSADLPELDPLAKLLSKLTDALGIAHDCIALRARARACGAPLVALRAQHDRDVHVRLARRLWHHGSVLQGLSFARGGVSRDSR, encoded by the coding sequence ATGGAGCGACCGAGCGAGGAGCCCGTACCGATGGATCTTGACGCAACGGCCCTATGGGCGCGAGAGACGATCGCGCGCTATACGGATGTCGCGCGCCGCGCCGTTTCCGCCTACTACCGCAAGCCGCGTTCTGCGAAGCGCTTGCACCGGGCCCGGCGGGATTTAGCACGCTTGAATACGGCGCTGGACGACCTCGGAGTCCTCGCGAATCCATCCGCCGGATTCGCGGAACAGATCCACGCGTTGCATCGCCGTGCGGGTAGGGTGCGCGACGGTGACGTCTTGCTGCGCCGCATCAAGACTTATCGCGAAGTGGCTCGTGGTGCCGAGTGCGAGCAACTCGCGAGCGTGCGCCGCGAGCTGCGCGCGCGGCGCAAAAAGGCGCGGCGCAAACTACGCCGCCTCATTCGCGCGAGCGCCTCGATCTTGAAAGCCGCACCGGCGCCGTCCGCCGCGCCGCGTGCGACGCCGATGGAAGCGGTGCGGACCGCGGTTCGTCGCCATCTTGCCGATTGCATCGAGCGGCAAGCGGCGTTCGAGTCCGACGACGACGACGCGTTGCATGCGTTTCGCCTCTCGTGCAAACGGCTGCACTACGTCATCGAACGCTCGTCGGCCGACCTGCCCGAGCTCGACCCTTTGGCCAAGCTTCTCTCGAAACTCACGGATGCGTTGGGCATTGCGCACGATTGCATCGCCCTTCGCGCCCGCGCTCGCGCATGCGGCGCACCGCTGGTCGCGCTACGCGCGCAGCACGATCGAGACGTCCACGTGCGCCTAGCGCGGCGCCTATGGCATCACGGCAGCGTGTTACAAGGCCTATCGTTTGCGCGAGGCGGCGTATCGCGGGATTCGCGCTAG